In Lactococcus garvieae subsp. garvieae, the following proteins share a genomic window:
- a CDS encoding type B 50S ribosomal protein L31: protein MKKDIHPNYQPVVFLDTTTGFKFLSGSTKGSKETVEWEDGNTYPLIRVEISSDSHPFYTGRQKFQAADGRIARFNKKYGK from the coding sequence ATGAAAAAAGACATCCATCCTAATTACCAACCTGTTGTGTTCTTGGATACAACTACTGGTTTTAAATTCTTGAGCGGTTCAACTAAAGGTTCGAAAGAAACTGTTGAATGGGAAGACGGAAACACTTATCCATTGATTCGTGTGGAAATCTCTTCTGACTCACACCCATTCTACACTGGCCGTCAAAAATTCCAAGCAGCGGACGGACGTATCGCTCGTTTCAACAAGAAATATGGAAAATAA
- a CDS encoding YceD family protein, translating to MKWSILEVSKKKRIKFEEELDLTQELKQRSEEILDAKPVKVQGQIAYDDGIYYLDYTLEVDLTLPSSRSLKPVEYLMSIAVNEAFTTDEFLKKNEDLLDSDMIFTLEADWISLSESVADNILLEIPLQILAEDEKAGAASLPSGKNWSVLSEADYQKQKEEEADKENKSPFAGLADLFSEEKN from the coding sequence ATGAAATGGTCTATTTTAGAAGTATCAAAAAAGAAAAGAATTAAATTTGAGGAAGAGCTTGATTTAACGCAGGAACTTAAGCAGCGTTCAGAAGAAATTCTTGATGCAAAACCTGTAAAAGTTCAAGGACAAATCGCCTATGATGACGGTATCTATTACTTGGATTATACACTTGAAGTGGATTTGACTTTGCCTTCATCACGCAGCTTAAAGCCAGTAGAGTATCTCATGTCTATTGCTGTGAATGAAGCCTTCACCACAGATGAGTTTCTTAAAAAGAATGAAGATTTACTGGACAGTGACATGATATTTACATTGGAAGCAGATTGGATTAGTCTATCAGAATCGGTAGCTGATAATATTCTTTTAGAAATTCCTTTGCAAATTTTAGCAGAAGATGAGAAAGCTGGAGCCGCAAGTCTACCTTCTGGTAAGAATTGGTCTGTCTTGTCTGAAGCAGACTATCAGAAGCAAAAAGAAGAAGAAGCAGATAAAGAAAATAAATCACCTTTTGCAGGATTGGCAGATCTCTTTTCCGAAGAAAAAAATTAA
- a CDS encoding response regulator transcription factor — translation MNSSKRILIIEDDKNIARFVSLELEHEGYQTAVQGNGRKGLEEAMSKDYDLILLDLMLPELDGFEVARRLRREKDTHIIMMTARDSTMDRVAGLDIGADDYITKPFAIEELLARVRSLFRREDHIHTIEKSDNTSFRDLVIDKTNRTVHRGKKVIDLTRREYDLLLTLMQNVGDVVTREYLVSEVWGYEEGTETNVVDVYIRYLRNKIDVEGRESYIQTVRGMGYVMRDRK, via the coding sequence ATGAATTCATCTAAACGTATTTTGATTATCGAAGACGATAAAAACATTGCGAGATTTGTTTCACTTGAGCTTGAACACGAAGGATACCAAACTGCGGTTCAAGGCAATGGTCGTAAAGGTCTTGAAGAAGCAATGTCAAAAGATTATGATTTGATTTTGCTTGACTTAATGCTCCCAGAGCTTGATGGCTTTGAGGTTGCACGACGCTTACGCCGTGAGAAAGATACACATATTATTATGATGACTGCACGTGATTCGACAATGGACCGTGTAGCAGGTCTTGATATTGGCGCAGATGACTATATTACAAAACCATTTGCTATTGAAGAATTGTTAGCGCGTGTCCGCTCACTCTTCCGTCGTGAAGATCATATCCACACGATTGAAAAGTCCGACAATACTTCATTCCGTGATTTGGTAATTGATAAGACCAACCGTACTGTACACCGTGGAAAAAAAGTTATTGACCTTACACGCCGTGAGTACGATTTGCTTTTGACACTGATGCAAAATGTAGGTGATGTCGTAACACGTGAATACTTGGTTTCTGAAGTATGGGGTTACGAAGAAGGTACAGAAACAAACGTTGTGGACGTTTATATCCGTTATCTGCGTAACAAAATTGACGTGGAGGGCCGTGAAAGCTATATCCAAACGGTTCGTGGTATGGGATATGTCATGCGTGACCGCAAATAA
- a CDS encoding HAMP domain-containing histidine kinase, producing MVKFFDSKKKKTESLPERKRSIMLRWAFANTIFCFITFTIFTVLVYQLTITTFINSEKEDMMKALDNVEQSLSQSESTLSEENLANYLAYAKDYTASSQGKENELETLGSMIGSRKSFYVFDVGENLIYSTNSHGFPLKKDVGDGTHAVRTFGEYSGYLVERPVYSNKTGKLIGYVQAFYDMSYYYSVRTKLLIALIILEIIALFIAQFVGYFMASRYIKPLERLHDAITTRANNLKADFKPVVIQTGDEIEELATVYNDMMIKLNDYVDQQKRFVSDVSHELRTPLAVLDGHLNLLNRWGKNDPEVLEESLQASIEEVSTMRTMLEEMLALARLENIDFQDEDLICDPTEVSNFLKKNFLLIHADLSLTVENNLSPGRLAHIYPNHYEQGLKILIDNAIKYSPKDRQEVKIHLEEDDKYIITTVEDHGYGISQEDLKHVFERFFRADKARNRDIGGTGLGLSIIQRIVENYDGEVSVTSVVGEGSKFTLKIPKIK from the coding sequence ATGGTAAAATTTTTTGATTCGAAGAAGAAAAAAACAGAAAGTCTTCCCGAGCGTAAGCGAAGCATCATGCTCCGTTGGGCATTTGCAAATACGATTTTTTGTTTTATTACCTTCACTATTTTTACAGTATTGGTTTATCAATTGACCATTACAACCTTCATCAATTCTGAAAAAGAGGATATGATGAAAGCTCTGGATAATGTTGAGCAAAGTTTGTCCCAATCGGAAAGCACACTGTCGGAAGAAAATCTGGCGAATTATTTGGCTTATGCCAAAGACTATACAGCCTCCAGTCAGGGTAAAGAAAATGAGCTAGAAACACTTGGAAGTATGATTGGCTCTAGGAAGTCCTTTTATGTTTTTGACGTCGGTGAAAATTTGATTTACTCGACCAATTCTCATGGCTTCCCTCTAAAAAAAGACGTGGGGGATGGCACTCATGCTGTACGTACATTTGGTGAATATTCTGGTTATTTGGTGGAACGACCGGTTTATTCTAATAAAACAGGTAAGCTGATTGGCTATGTACAGGCTTTCTATGATATGAGTTATTATTATAGCGTGCGAACAAAGTTACTGATTGCCCTGATTATCTTAGAGATTATTGCTCTCTTTATCGCTCAGTTTGTCGGTTATTTTATGGCGAGTCGTTACATCAAGCCTCTGGAACGGTTGCACGATGCGATTACTACACGTGCCAATAACTTGAAGGCGGATTTCAAACCTGTAGTGATTCAAACAGGTGATGAAATTGAAGAACTGGCGACTGTTTATAATGACATGATGATCAAGCTTAACGATTATGTTGATCAGCAGAAACGTTTTGTTTCTGATGTCAGTCACGAGTTACGTACGCCACTTGCGGTTTTGGATGGTCATTTGAATCTCTTGAACCGTTGGGGGAAAAACGATCCCGAAGTGCTTGAGGAGTCTTTACAGGCCAGTATAGAAGAAGTGAGTACGATGAGAACAATGTTGGAAGAGATGCTTGCATTGGCCCGTCTTGAAAACATCGATTTTCAAGATGAAGACCTTATCTGTGATCCGACAGAAGTTTCTAATTTCCTTAAGAAAAACTTCCTACTTATTCATGCTGATTTAAGCTTAACTGTGGAAAATAACTTGTCACCGGGAAGATTGGCTCATATCTACCCGAACCATTATGAACAAGGCTTAAAAATTTTGATTGATAATGCTATAAAATATTCGCCTAAAGATCGCCAAGAAGTGAAAATTCATCTAGAAGAAGATGATAAATACATTATCACTACGGTTGAGGATCATGGCTATGGCATTAGTCAGGAAGATTTAAAACATGTCTTTGAGCGTTTCTTCCGTGCTGATAAAGCGCGAAATCGGGATATAGGAGGCACTGGGCTTGGACTGTCTATTATCCAACGCATAGTGGAAAACTATGATGGGGAGGTCAGTGTGACTTCTGTTGTAGGTGAGGGATCGAAATTCACTTTAAAAATTCCTAAGATTAAATAG
- a CDS encoding ABC transporter permease subunit (The N-terminal region of this protein, as described by TIGR01726, is a three transmembrane segment that identifies a subfamily of ABC transporter permease subunits, which specificities that include histidine, arginine, glutamine, glutamate, L-cystine (sic), the opines (in Agrobacterium) octopine and nopaline, etc.), whose translation MRRKNLFLLVATLFTVLFIGSSKVSADQFRVGMEAAYAPFNWTQYDDSNGAVPIDGVDGQWANGYDVQVAKKLADKLNKELVIVKSSWDGLLPALKSGKIDGIIAGMSPTAERREQIAFSEPYYTSNLVMMVKSGGPFAQASRLADFSGAKITAQLGTFHYNMIDQIKSVNKQTAMKDFSSMRVALQSGAIDGYVAERPEGVTAEKANPDFKMIEFGEGKGFVTNSDDTTVAVGLRKNDPNLPEINSFLTGFTPQDQKELMDQMIAAQPEAKTQGAWYDQIISIVRDNGKQFLNGTGMTLFISLIGTIIGTVLGLLIGVYRTIPEISNKFLAFLHKVFGWLISAYIEIFRGTPMIVQAMVLYYGTALAFGLSLDRTLAALIIVSINTGAYMSEIVRGGIFSVDQGQFEAAQAIGMTHGQTMRKVVLPQVLRNILPATGNEFVINIKDTSVLSVISVTELFFQGTTVAQQNFMYFQTFAVICAIYFVLTFTVTRILRFVERKMDGPDAYVPIQNQMQVQEPGDA comes from the coding sequence ATGAGAAGAAAAAACTTATTCTTACTTGTCGCGACGTTGTTTACGGTATTATTTATCGGTAGTTCAAAAGTTAGTGCAGACCAGTTCCGTGTCGGAATGGAGGCAGCATATGCCCCTTTTAACTGGACACAATATGATGATAGCAACGGTGCTGTCCCTATTGATGGTGTAGATGGCCAATGGGCAAATGGTTACGATGTACAAGTTGCAAAAAAACTGGCGGATAAGTTAAATAAAGAATTAGTAATCGTCAAATCAAGTTGGGATGGTTTGCTGCCCGCCCTGAAATCTGGGAAGATTGATGGCATTATTGCAGGAATGTCACCAACCGCCGAACGTAGAGAACAAATCGCCTTTTCGGAACCGTACTATACTTCTAACCTTGTAATGATGGTCAAAAGTGGCGGCCCCTTTGCTCAAGCATCGCGCTTAGCAGACTTCTCCGGTGCAAAAATTACCGCTCAGCTGGGAACTTTTCACTATAACATGATTGACCAGATTAAAAGTGTGAATAAGCAAACAGCGATGAAAGATTTTTCAAGCATGCGTGTGGCTTTACAAAGTGGTGCCATCGATGGTTATGTCGCTGAACGTCCAGAAGGGGTCACTGCAGAAAAAGCAAATCCAGACTTCAAAATGATTGAATTTGGCGAAGGAAAAGGTTTCGTCACAAATTCAGATGATACAACAGTCGCAGTAGGTTTACGTAAAAATGACCCTAACTTGCCTGAGATTAATAGCTTTTTGACAGGTTTTACACCTCAAGATCAAAAAGAACTGATGGACCAAATGATTGCCGCTCAACCAGAAGCCAAAACCCAAGGCGCTTGGTATGACCAAATTATCAGTATTGTAAGAGATAATGGCAAACAGTTTCTTAATGGTACAGGGATGACCTTATTCATCTCTTTGATTGGTACGATTATTGGTACGGTTTTAGGTCTTCTTATTGGTGTTTATCGTACTATTCCAGAAATCAGTAATAAATTTTTAGCCTTTTTACATAAAGTATTTGGCTGGCTTATTTCCGCTTATATTGAAATTTTCCGTGGTACACCAATGATTGTTCAGGCAATGGTGCTTTACTATGGAACGGCTCTAGCTTTTGGCTTGAGTTTGGATCGGACCTTAGCTGCGCTAATTATTGTGTCCATCAATACGGGGGCTTATATGTCTGAGATTGTACGTGGTGGTATTTTCTCTGTAGATCAAGGACAATTTGAAGCTGCACAAGCTATCGGAATGACGCATGGGCAAACTATGCGCAAAGTTGTTCTGCCACAAGTCTTACGAAATATTCTTCCAGCAACAGGAAATGAATTCGTCATTAACATCAAAGATACATCAGTCTTGTCTGTGATCTCAGTTACGGAGCTCTTTTTCCAAGGGACAACAGTGGCCCAACAAAACTTTATGTATTTCCAAACCTTTGCTGTAATCTGTGCAATTTACTTTGTCTTAACATTTACAGTGACACGTATTCTACGCTTTGTAGAAAGAAAAATGGATGGACCAGATGCTTACGTCCCAATCCAAAATCAAATGCAAGTACAAGAACCGGGGGACGCTTAA
- a CDS encoding amino acid ABC transporter ATP-binding protein: MTAILEINHLKKSFGSNDVLKDIHLTVNQGEVISIIGSSGSGKSTLLRSINLLEKPSGGEIIYKGENALAKGFDIPKYRTHLGMVFQSFNLFNNMNVIENVMAGQVTVLKKSQEEARTIALENLEKVGMASFAHAKPAQLSGGQKQRVAIARAISMNPDVILFDEPTSALDPEMVGEVLQTMKGLAETGLTMVIVTHEMEFARDVSDRVIFMDKGVIAEEGRPEEIFGAPKEERTRAFLSRFLKA, translated from the coding sequence ATGACAGCAATCTTAGAAATCAATCATTTAAAAAAATCATTTGGCAGCAATGATGTGCTGAAAGACATTCACTTGACGGTTAATCAAGGCGAAGTTATTTCGATTATTGGTTCATCTGGAAGTGGGAAATCAACACTCCTTCGTTCGATTAATTTATTGGAGAAGCCTTCTGGTGGAGAAATAATTTATAAAGGTGAAAATGCTTTAGCAAAAGGCTTCGATATTCCTAAATACCGCACCCATCTTGGCATGGTTTTTCAAAGCTTCAATTTATTTAACAATATGAATGTTATCGAAAATGTTATGGCTGGGCAAGTTACAGTATTGAAAAAAAGCCAAGAAGAAGCTCGGACTATTGCGCTCGAGAATCTGGAAAAAGTGGGGATGGCAAGCTTTGCTCATGCCAAACCTGCACAACTCTCAGGAGGACAAAAACAACGCGTGGCGATTGCTCGTGCGATTTCCATGAATCCAGACGTGATTTTATTTGACGAACCGACTTCAGCGCTTGATCCCGAAATGGTAGGCGAGGTCTTACAAACGATGAAGGGATTGGCTGAAACAGGCTTAACAATGGTTATCGTCACCCATGAAATGGAATTCGCGCGTGATGTAAGTGACCGTGTGATTTTCATGGATAAAGGGGTTATTGCTGAAGAAGGAAGACCAGAGGAAATCTTTGGGGCTCCGAAAGAAGAACGGACGCGCGCTTTCCTTTCGCGCTTCTTGAAAGCTTAA
- the murD gene encoding UDP-N-acetylmuramoyl-L-alanine--D-glutamate ligase: MKKIKTFEEKKVLILGLAKSGEAAARLLHTLGAHVTVNDGKAFEENPAAQALLEEGIEVICGSHPLELLDEDFDFMVKNPGIRYDNPMVKKALDKKIPVVTEVELAYLVSEAPIIGITGTNGKTTTTTLIADILNADGQSAKLAGNIGFPASEVAAHASAQDTLVMELSSFQLMGIVDFKPQIALITNIFSSHLDYHGSQEAYEAAKWRIQENLTSEQYLILNFNQEKCRALAAHTAAQVVPFATEKKVDGAYAQEGKLYFRDEFIMDAADLALPGEHNLENALAAIAVAKLSGAKNQAIIEVLTSFSGVKHRLQYLGELAGRKVYNDSKATNILATEKALSGFENSRLWLLAGGLDRGNGFEELADSVRGIKGMALFGETAPKLQELADHMQIPTVHSENVATALKEIFDKTEEGDTILLSPACASWDQYKTFEERGDMFIKAFEELKGEWK; this comes from the coding sequence ATGAAAAAAATCAAAACTTTTGAAGAAAAAAAAGTACTCATCCTCGGATTAGCAAAATCAGGAGAAGCTGCAGCCCGCTTGCTTCATACTCTAGGTGCACATGTAACTGTAAATGACGGAAAGGCTTTTGAAGAAAACCCTGCCGCGCAAGCCCTCTTGGAAGAAGGCATTGAAGTTATCTGTGGTAGCCATCCCCTTGAACTTTTAGACGAAGATTTTGATTTTATGGTAAAAAATCCAGGTATTCGTTATGATAACCCAATGGTAAAGAAAGCATTGGATAAAAAGATTCCAGTTGTTACGGAAGTTGAACTTGCTTACCTTGTTTCGGAAGCCCCAATTATTGGAATTACTGGAACCAATGGTAAAACAACAACAACAACGCTTATAGCCGATATTTTAAATGCAGATGGTCAGTCTGCAAAACTAGCAGGAAATATTGGTTTTCCTGCTTCTGAAGTAGCTGCCCATGCGAGTGCTCAAGATACTTTGGTGATGGAATTGTCAAGTTTTCAATTGATGGGTATTGTGGACTTCAAGCCCCAAATCGCTCTCATTACCAATATCTTCTCATCACATTTGGATTATCATGGCTCTCAGGAAGCTTATGAAGCTGCAAAATGGCGTATTCAAGAAAACTTAACTTCGGAGCAATACCTTATTCTCAACTTTAATCAGGAAAAATGCCGTGCTCTAGCAGCGCACACAGCAGCGCAAGTTGTGCCATTTGCCACTGAAAAGAAAGTTGATGGCGCTTATGCGCAAGAAGGAAAGCTTTATTTCCGTGATGAATTCATCATGGATGCAGCTGACCTAGCTTTGCCTGGAGAACATAATTTAGAGAATGCTCTAGCAGCAATAGCTGTTGCCAAGCTTTCAGGTGCTAAGAATCAGGCAATCATTGAAGTTTTGACAAGCTTTTCGGGTGTGAAACATCGTTTGCAGTATCTTGGAGAACTTGCAGGACGTAAGGTCTACAATGATAGCAAAGCCACCAATATATTGGCAACAGAAAAAGCCTTGTCAGGTTTTGAAAACAGTCGCTTATGGCTCTTAGCGGGCGGACTAGATCGTGGAAATGGCTTTGAAGAACTTGCGGATTCTGTGAGAGGTATTAAAGGTATGGCTCTCTTTGGGGAGACTGCACCAAAACTACAAGAGCTTGCTGATCACATGCAGATTCCAACAGTCCATAGTGAAAATGTCGCAACTGCCCTTAAAGAAATTTTTGATAAGACAGAAGAGGGGGACACTATTTTACTTAGTCCTGCTTGTGCCAGCTGGGATCAGTACAAGACCTTTGAAGAACGTGGAGATATGTTTATTAAAGCTTTCGAAGAATTGAAAGGTGAATGGAAATAG
- the murG gene encoding undecaprenyldiphospho-muramoylpentapeptide beta-N-acetylglucosaminyltransferase, with product MRIIVTGGGTGGHIYPALAFINHLKTIEPDSDILYVGTERGLESKIVPAAGVPFKTVDVQGFRRSLSLNNFKTIYKFLKSTSDAKKIVKNFKPDVVIGTGGYVAGPVLYAAAKLNVPTIVHEQNSIPGITNKFLSKYVDKVAVAFEAAKPFFPEAKTVFAGNPRAQEVATLKATDILETEYQLQKGKKTVVIFGGSRGAQTINEAVKAALPKFAEADYQIVYASGQIYFDEDHEEFAKYADTANIAIRPYISNMLEVLASSDLILCRAGATTIAEITALGLPTIFVPSPNVTADHQTKNAQALVDIGAAKMIKDIELTADTMLASISEIFSDEELYQAMSVASKKAGVPDASDRLYQLVKEIKK from the coding sequence ATGAGAATTATTGTAACTGGAGGCGGAACGGGAGGACATATCTATCCTGCGCTGGCCTTTATAAATCATCTGAAGACTATTGAGCCGGATTCGGATATCCTCTATGTAGGTACAGAACGCGGCTTGGAGAGTAAGATTGTGCCTGCAGCAGGTGTGCCTTTTAAAACCGTAGATGTACAAGGTTTTCGTCGTAGCCTTTCTTTAAACAACTTTAAAACAATCTATAAGTTCCTGAAATCTACATCAGATGCGAAAAAAATTGTTAAGAATTTTAAACCTGATGTGGTCATTGGAACAGGGGGGTATGTAGCTGGGCCTGTACTTTACGCAGCAGCCAAGCTTAATGTGCCGACTATCGTTCATGAACAAAACTCAATTCCAGGGATTACAAATAAGTTCTTGAGTAAATATGTGGACAAAGTTGCGGTTGCTTTTGAAGCAGCCAAGCCTTTCTTCCCAGAAGCCAAAACAGTTTTTGCTGGTAACCCGCGCGCTCAGGAAGTTGCAACTTTAAAAGCTACCGATATTCTGGAAACAGAATATCAACTTCAAAAAGGGAAGAAAACAGTAGTTATTTTTGGTGGATCACGTGGAGCCCAAACAATTAACGAGGCGGTAAAAGCTGCTCTGCCAAAGTTTGCAGAAGCTGATTACCAAATCGTCTATGCTTCAGGACAAATCTACTTTGATGAAGACCATGAAGAGTTTGCAAAATATGCGGATACTGCAAATATAGCAATTCGTCCTTATATTTCCAATATGCTCGAAGTTCTTGCATCATCAGATTTAATATTGTGTCGTGCGGGTGCGACAACGATTGCTGAAATTACTGCACTTGGTTTGCCAACGATTTTTGTACCTAGTCCAAATGTCACAGCAGACCATCAAACAAAGAATGCCCAAGCTCTTGTAGACATCGGTGCCGCTAAGATGATTAAAGATATCGAACTTACAGCAGATACAATGCTTGCCAGTATTTCTGAAATCTTTTCTGATGAAGAGCTTTACCAAGCCATGTCTGTAGCCAGCAAAAAAGCAGGTGTACCTGATGCTAGCGATCGACTTTATCAACTTGTGAAAGAAATTAAAAAATAA